The sequence TATCCTCCCCATGGCACCCCAAGGTTCTCCCCACTCTATGCCCACCCCGTGCCCCAGGCCCTCCCCCCACCCAGTCCCCCTGCCGAGGACACCCCCAAGGTCCCCGTGACTCCCCCGTGGTCCAGGTCGCCCCCCCCAGGGCCCCGGGGAcaccccccggccccgggcccggcccaCCTTGGCCAGGATCCCCTCGCGGTGGGTCTTGCGGAGCAGGAGGCGAAAGGCGACCTCCAGGTCGCCCTGCAGCCGGGCCACCTTGGCCCGCTCCTGCAGCCATGGGTGGTCTGcagggacggggacggggacgggatGGGACAGGGTCAGGGATGAGATGGAGATGGGGCAGGGAGAAGATGGGGATCAGGACGGGATGGGACcagatggggatggggacaagaTGGGATGGGTGGGAgatgggatggggacaggaTGGGGATAGGGATGAGATGGGGACAGGGACCGGACAGGGaaggggatgggatggggacaaGATGGGGATGGGGATATGGAtaggatgggatggggatggggacagggatgggagGAGGCCAGGGatgggatggagatggggacagGTTGGGGACCGGAAAAAAAGATACggaggggatggggacaggatgGAGATGGGACAGGCACAAGGACAGGGACAGAACAGAGATGGGATGGGGATAGGGCGGGATggacgtggggatggggacaggatgGGGCCAGGGACaggacggggatggggatgggacaGGGATGGAGACGGAGACAGGGACGGGGATGGAGACGGGACAGCGAGAAGACACGGGGCAGGGTGGGGACACCACAGACGATGGCACCTTGCTGTGCCACCTACCACTGACACCCAACCCCTCCCGCGGGGAAACCCAGAGGGGTTTGGGGATAAAACCGCGGGGGTTCGGTCAAATCTTTGCGTAGGGTGGGGGAAAAGGGAGACGATGGGAGAGGCCGGGGACGGCCGGGGGGGGACGCGAGGCGCAGGCGGCCCTCACTGGCGTTGACGAGGACGAGGGCGGTGAAGAGGGCCACCTCGCTCTCGGAGAAGTGCAGCGAGCAGAGGCCGTGCGCGAAGTCGAAGATGGAGCCGATGAGCTCAGGGCAGCCTGGCGAAGGGAGCCCTTCGTTAGCGCCCCTCGTTAGGGCCCGTCGGCCCCCCGGCCCACCCCGTCGCTGACTCTACCCAGGGACTTGAAGAGCTCCGGCCCGGCGAATTTGCCCTCGAAGAAGACGGTCCGGTTGTCCGAGTTGAAGGCCCGGCACATCCTCACCAGCACCACCTCCATGGCGCCTGCGCGAGCCCCTGAGCGCGGGCACGGGGACGGCAGCACCGGGGTGCCAGGTCCCTCCCAGCGCTGCCGGTGGCCCCTTGGGGCTGGGCTCATGCCTGAGTGTCCCCAACCCCAGGCAGAGCACCCAAAGGGACTGTCACCCCCAAAGGGACCAGAGCATCCCCTAGGGACCATCACATCCAACAAGACCAGAGCACCCCAAAGGGATCGTCACTCCCATGGAGGCTCCAGAGCATCTCCTAGGGACCATCACCCCCAATGGGACCAGGGCACCCCAAAGGGACCATCACCCCCATGGAGGCACCACAGCGTTCCCCAGGGTCTGTCACCCCCCATGGGACCAGAGCATCCCCTAGGGACTGTTCTATCACCCCGGTGGCACTACAGCACCCCTGGGTGACCATCACCCCACCATCTCTGGGCAGAGCATCCCTTGAGGACTGCCACCCCCAGTGGGACCAGAGCGGCCCTGGGGACCATCACCCGGGGATGCCTGGATGGGCCCTGCAGGGATGTGGGGACAGCGATAATCCCAGACCTGGAGACAGGTGCAGTGGGGACCCCAGGGCTAGGGGTTGAGGGTGATGGGGTACCTGGGGCTGAGACACCAAGCCTGGGGATGGGACCTCAGGGCTGGGATAGGGGATGGTAGGGACTGGGGATAGAAGGGGACACCAGGGCTGGAGATGGGACCTCAGATCTGGAGATGCAAAGGGTGCAGGGAACATTAGGAACCCTGGCTGCGACGTGGGGACATCAGAGACCCCGGAGCTGGGGCCAGGCAGACATGGGAAACGGGCGGACGTCCCACCACGGCGCCATACCCGCCTTGAGCAGAACGATCTGGTCGTTCTGGCAGAGCTCCATGAAGCCGCCCATGCGCTTGGCGAACTCCACCACGTGCTGGATGGCCTCGGTGatgcggcgggcgcagcgctcCCACATCTCCTCCATGGACTGCGCGACACGGCGCGTCACCCCGGCCAACCCGCGGGACCGTCCTCGCAGAGCACCCGGCCGCACCGCGGCCCCTCGCCCACTCTCACCTTCTTCTGGTAGGCGCTGACCTCGTCGCGGGAGAAGGTGTCCCAGCGCTGGAGCTGCAGGTCCTCGGCGCGGAGCTGGCACGTCTCCCGGTGCGACTTGAGGACGTTCTGGGTGAGACGCTCTGCAGGGACGCAGCAGTGGTGGTGGCATGAGGACATGGCTGTGGGGCCTTCTCAGCATGGCCCTTGGCTCCTGCCTCATCCTCGAGCCATGTAATTGCCCCCACCAGTGATGGAGCTGGGTGCCACGTGCTGGTTGAGTTGGTCCCACCAGTCTGTGGCACCCATCAGCGGTAGAGCCAGGTTGCACCAGCACGTGGCACCCATTGAGCTAAGTCCCACCAACACACGGCACCCATCAAGCTAGGTCCTAGCAGCATGTGGTGCCCATTGGTGGTGGAGCCAGGTCCCACCAACACATGGTACCCATCGAGCTAGGTCCCACCAGCATGTGGCACCCACTGGTGATGCAGTCAGGTCCCACCACTGTTTGGCACTCATTGGTGGTGGAGTCAGGTCCCACAGCATGTAGCACCCTTCAAGCCAGGTCCCATGACTCATGGTACCCACCAAGCCAGGTCCCACCAGCCCGTGATACCCGTAGACTCACCAATGTCCACGACGGAGGCGCTGGGGGGCTCCAGGAGGCTGCAGATGCCGACGTAGGAGTCGAGGGCGTCCCCGGGTCCCTCGGGGCCCCGCTTGGTGACAACTGCCCGGCCCGGCTCCAGCTGGGGCTCAGGCGCCGGCCGAGGCTCGAGGCCACCCACGGCGCCCGCTCTGCCCTCCGCCTTGCCGGGCTCGGGGCTGGCGCGCCGGGCGAGGGGGCGCAGAGCCTCGCCGAAGCAGCCGTGGGCGGCCAAGGGCGCCGGCGGGTGGCCCCGGCGCCCGAGGGCCAGCGGCCCCCCGGCGAGCCCCAGGGCGaaggccgcggcgcccggctcggcgccccgctgctcccgctgctcccgctgctccagctgctgctgcacctcGGCGTGCAGCCGGTCCCGCTGCTTCTTGGACATGCGCCCGAACTTGACGGCTGCGGGGACACGGCAGGTGTGCAAAAGCGGGGGTGCATGGTGGGTGCAAGCGGTGCGTGAACACGTGCGAAGTGCGTGCGCGCATCGTGGGTGCAAGTCTGGTGCACGAACATGTGCAAAGTGCGTGTGAATCGCAGGGGCAAGAGGTGCATGGATATGTGCAAAGTGTGTGCGCATCATGGGTGCAAGAGATGCATGAACACGTGCAAAGTGCACGTGCATTGTAGGTGCAAGAGGTACATGAACATGTGCAAAGTGTGTGTGCCTTGTGAGGGTGTGCATTGCACAAACATGTGCAAAACCTGAGTGTgccctgtggggctgtgcagTGCACGAACACATGCAAGGAGCACGCGCATCATGGGTGTGAGCAGCGCATGCGTGTGCAAACCGTGTGCACTGTGCGTGCGCGTGGCACACGAATGCATAGCGTCACGGGTGTGTGCGAGGGGCACGTGTGCACCACGGGCGCATGCCGCACACAAACATGTGCAAAGCCCGTGGGTGCCTAGAGGCACGCGCGCGTGGTGTGCACGACCCTGTGCACTGCGGGCACGCGCGGGGCACGAACACACGCGAAGTGCGTGTGGGCAGGGCGGGTGGCGAACGCGCACGTGCAAAGGGCGCGGGCTGGGTGTGCGCGTGCGTGGTGTGCGTGCGTGTGGCGCGTGCGCTGCACGCACATGCAAAGTGCACGTGTGCAGCGTGATGCGCGACTACGCGCGGGAACACGCCGGCAAAGCGCGTGCGCGTAGAGCACACGTGCACGCgcgcgtgcgtgtgtgtgtgtgcacacgcggtggcccccggcgctgccctaCGTGTGCCGGGCCGACCTACATagctgccgcgccggggcttTCCGGCCCCACGCGTGCCGCGCGCTGGCCCCACCGCCAGGCTTCCTCcagctgccccggccccggccccactgTTTCctcccgcgggggcggccggggggccgctGGGTGCCCCCCAGGGGACCCACggagggggggtgggggggaggcgCTGCCTCGGCGTTGCAGCGATCTCTGCTCagcctggggctgcaggggcagctgTGCCTTGGGTGGGGGGCTGCACCTGGGTGTGGGGTGCTGGGGAGCTGCACCCGGGTCTGGGTGGGGGGCTGCACCTGGGTGTGGGGTGCTGGGGAGCTGCACCCGGGTGTGGGTGGGGGGCTGCACCTGGGTGTGGGGTGCTGGGGAGCTGCACCCGGGTCTGGGTGGGGGGCTGCACCCGGGTCTGGGGTGCTGGGGAGCTGCACCCGGGTCTGGGTGGGGGGGCTGCACCTGGGTCTGGGGTGCTGGGGAGCTGCACCCGGGTCTGGGTGGGGAGATGCACCTGGGTCTGGGGTCGGGAGCTGCACCCGGGTCTGGGTTAGGTAGATGCACCCGGGTTTAGGTGGGGAGGGTCGCGGGGAGTggtgggggccggggggccgggggcccaggggctggggggtggggggcacgggggggggcCGGGCGGCCAGGCCTGCGGGACggtgggggctggggggcgggggggcagtggggggcgggggggccgggggccgagGGGCcgatgggggggagggggcgggggggccgcgggggggcccgggggggcgggggggggccgctCACCGTCCCGCGACATGCCGAGGCGCAGGCACTTCTGCAGGCGGCAGTGCTGGCAGCGGTTGCGGCTCGCCCGGTCGATGGGGCAGTTCTGCTGCCGGCTGCACGCGTAGctcaggctgctctgctggctccGCCGGAAGAAGCCCTGCGCACCCCGGGGGTCAGGGTGGGGGGGCCGGGACCCCCACCCCACCGCACCGCACCCCGCCGCACCCCGTGCCCCGGGCGCCCACCTTGCAGCCCTCGCAGGTGATGACGCCGTAGTGGATCCCCGAGGACTTGTCCCCGCAGATCTTGCAGGGGATCACCTCGATCTGG is a genomic window of Rhea pennata isolate bPtePen1 chromosome 31, bPtePen1.pri, whole genome shotgun sequence containing:
- the RORC gene encoding nuclear receptor ROR-gamma — translated: MGAAAHALPLCPAAQIEVIPCKICGDKSSGIHYGVITCEGCKGFFRRSQQSSLSYACSRQQNCPIDRASRNRCQHCRLQKCLRLGMSRDAVKFGRMSKKQRDRLHAEVQQQLEQREQREQRGAEPGAAAFALGLAGGPLALGRRGHPPAPLAAHGCFGEALRPLARRASPEPGKAEGRAGAVGGLEPRPAPEPQLEPGRAVVTKRGPEGPGDALDSYVGICSLLEPPSASVVDIERLTQNVLKSHRETCQLRAEDLQLQRWDTFSRDEVSAYQKKSMEEMWERCARRITEAIQHVVEFAKRMGGFMELCQNDQIVLLKAGAMEVVLVRMCRAFNSDNRTVFFEGKFAGPELFKSLGCPELIGSIFDFAHGLCSLHFSESEVALFTALVLVNANHPWLQERAKVARLQGDLEVAFRLLLRKTHREGILAKLPPKGRLRALCSQHVQELQTFRRLHPGVLHAAFPPLYKELFASEPEPPGAL